Proteins from one Fragaria vesca subsp. vesca linkage group LG6, FraVesHawaii_1.0, whole genome shotgun sequence genomic window:
- the LOC101300272 gene encoding uncharacterized protein LOC101300272: MIGFCCRRFQLLFPSRSNAVNSLTRAHCTRLYSSKSLLRNTQDEKDCSFTVSYLVNSCGLSPELALSLFKRHRVQFKSPEKPDSVVKLFKDYGFGDTHISEIVKRLPELLIVNAEKTLLPKLEFFDSVGIKGTALAQVLSGNPIVLKLSLENNIRPCYDIIKTLGIPDGKVPRFIMKSHRMFKVNVLSNAARNVSFLRSIKVLESTLNLCRPETLFTMTTDADEFNENVNKVISMGFPPSSCTFVKALYVVSVMDESKLAQRMKFYRKWGWTEKDVLLAFRKNPPFMCYSELLISKKLDFYMNTMGCLPSDVAGYPDVLTYSLEKRIIPRCSVIRVLQLQGLIAKEDVSINTILKRREKWFLESFVIKYQEQVPELLSIFQGKMSLAELGLGFVKRYEVKQQCDD; encoded by the coding sequence ATGATTGGTTTTTGCTGTAGAAGATTTCAATTACTATTTCCCAGTCGTAGCAATGCTGTTAATTCACTTACCCGTGCTCATTGTACAAGATTGTATTCATCAAAATCATTGTTAAGAAATACCCAAGATGAAAAAGATTGCTCTTTTACAGTTTCATACCTTGTAAACTCATGTGGGTTATCCCCAGAACTTGCTCTCTCTTTGTTCAAGAGGCATAGGGTTCAGTTTAAATCCCCAGAAAAGCCAGACTCGGTTGTTAAGCTTTTCAAAGACTATGGATTTGGGGATACCCACATCTCCGAAATTGTCAAGAGACTTCCAGAGCTGCTCATAGTCAATGCTGAGAAGACCCTTTTGCCGAAACTCGAGTTCTTTGACTCCGTTGGGATTAAAGGCACTGCCCTGGCTCAGGTCCTTTCTGGCAACCCAATTGTGTTGAAATTGAGCTTAGAGAATAATATCAGACCTTGCTATGATATCATCAAGACTCTAGGTATCCCTGATGGAAAGGTCCCTCGTTTCATTATGAAATCCCATAGGATGTTTAAGGTCAATGTACTGAGCAATGCTGCTCGGAATGTTTCATTTCTGAGGTCCATAAAAGTGCTGGAATCCACACTTAATCTGTGTAGGCCCGAGACTCTTTTTACAATGACGACCGATGCTGATGAGTTTAATGAAAATGTCAACAAGGTCATCAGCATGGGATTTCCTCCTTCAAGCTGTACATTTGTGAAAGCACTGTACGTAGTTTCTGTTATGGATGAGTCAAAGTTGGCACAGAGGATGAAGTTTTATAGGAAGTGGGGTTGGACTGAAAAGGATGTGTTGTTGGCATTTAGAAAGAATCCTCCATTTATGTGCTACAGTGAGCTGCTTATATCTAAGAAATTGGATTTTTATATGAATACAATGGGTTGCCTGCCCTCAGATGTAGCTGGATATCCAGATGTTCTGACTTATAGTTTGGAGAAGCGAATCATACCTCGGTGTTCAGTTATCAGAGTTCTCCAGTTACAGGGCTTAATTGCAAAGGAAGATGTATCTATAAATACCATTCTGAAGAGAAGGGAGAAGTGGTTCTTGGAAAGTTTTGTGATCAAATATCAAGAGCAAGTACCTGAATTATTGAGCATATTTCAAGGGAAAATGAGTCTTGCGGAACTGGGCTTAGGATTTGTGAAAAGATATGAAGTGAAACAACAGTGTGATGATTAG
- the LOC101300555 gene encoding uncharacterized protein LOC101300555 — translation MREMKRQKLTRDEEVDYERDDEKPCIILQLPDHIILEIFCRIPINTVIQCKYVCKSWRRSFSEPEFTKSLFARTQACLFLEDRTTKSRSGNTKRRRRGMPPNKHVLANLESVLSPNNMVLKLSDPNALYNRLHSNFRGIMGSCNGFLCLFRHNDKTDAFIFNIANPITRECIPLPVNEEISRPLPHFGFGFSPMSDVY, via the coding sequence ATGAGAGAGATGAAGAGGCAGAAACTAACCAGAGATGAAGAAGTAGATTACGAAAGAGATGATGAGAAACCCTGCATCATTCTGCAATTGCCAGACCACATAATTTTAGAGATCTTTTGTAGAATCCCAATAAACACTGTTATCCAGTGCAAATACGTGTGCAAGTCTTGGCGTCGTTCCTTCTCAGAGCCCGAGTTCACAAAATCCCTATTTGCACGAACTCAGGCGTGCTTGTTTCTCGAAGATCGTACTACCAAAAGCCGGAGCGGAAACACCAAACGACGTCGTCGTGGTATGCCCCCGAATAAGCACGTCTTGGCCAACTTGGAAAGTGTTTTGAGCCCAAACAACATGGTCTTGAAGCTTTCAGATCCTAATGCATTATACAACAGGCTTCATTCAAATTTCAGAGGTATCATGGGTTCCTGCAATGGCTTCCTCTGCTTATTCCGCCATAATGATAAAACTGATGCTTTCATCTTTAACATAGCAAACCCCATTACTCGTGAGTGTATACCTCTTCCGGTCAATGAAGAAATAAGTCGTCCACTACCTCACTTTGGGTTTGGGTTTAGTCCCATGAGTGACGTCTATTAG
- the LOC101299983 gene encoding uncharacterized protein LOC101299983, translated as MLGFCCRRLQLLFPSSNAVNSATHLHFTRLYSSKSLLGNTQDEKDCSFPVSYLINTCGLSPELALSLFKKQRVQFESPEKPDSVVKLFKDYGFGDTHISEIVKKHPELLVVNAEKTLLPKLEFFDSVGIKGTALSQVLSGNPIVLKLSLENNIRPCYDIIKTLGIPDGKVPRFIMKSHRMFKVKILSKVARNVSFLRSLNVPESTLDLCRPETLVTMSTDAGEFNENVNKVISMGFAPSSCTFVKALYVVSVMDESKLAKKKEFYRKCGWTEDDILLAFNKNPIFMTVSEKNVSSKMDFLVNKIGLQPADVAKYPSILIYSLEKWIIPRWSVIRVLLLKGLLRKEQFSLVGTALMGRKDQFLHRFVNKYQEQVPELLSIFQGKIGLAELGLGFEETDGVKQM; from the coding sequence ATGCTTGGTTTTTGCTGTAGAAGATTGCAGTTACTATTTCCCAGTAGCAATGCTGTTAATTCAGCTACCCATCTTCATTTTACAAGATTATATTCATCAAAATCATTGTTAGGAAATACCCAAGATGAAAAAGATTGCTCTTTTCCAGTTTCATACCTTATAAATACGTGTGGGTTATCCCCAGAACTTGCCCTCTCTTTGTTCAAGAAGCAGAGGGTACAGTTTGAATCCCCTGAAAAACCAGACTCTGTTGTTAAGCTTTTCAAGGACTATGGATTTGGGGATACCCACATCTCCGAAATTGTGAAGAAACACCCAGAGCTGCTCGTAGTCAATGCTGAGAAGACCCTTTTGCCGAAACTCGAGTTCTTTGACTCTGTTGGGATTAAAGGCACTGCCCTGTCTCAGGTCCTTTCTGGCAACCCAATTGTGTTGAAATTGAGCTTAGAGAATAATATCAGACCTTGCTATGATATCATCAAGACTCTAGGTATCCCTGATGGAAAGGTCCCTCGTTTCATTATGAAATCCCATAGGATGTTTAAGGTCAAAATACTGAGCAAAGTTGCTCGCAATGTTTCATTTCTGAGGTCACTAAATGTGCCGGAATCCACACTCGATCTGTGTAGGCCTGAGACTCTTGTTACAATGTCAACCGATGCCGGTGAGTTTAATGAAAATGTCAACAAGGTCATCAGCATGGGATTTGCTCCTTCAAGCTGTACATTTGTGAAAGCACTGTACGTAGTTTCTGTTATGGATGAGTCAAAGTTGGCAAAGAAGAAGGAGTTTTATAGAAAGTGTGGTTGGACTGAAGATGATATATTGTTGGCATTTAACAAGAATCCCATCTTTATGACCGTCTCTGAGAAGAATGTTTCAAGTAAAATGGATTTTCTTGTGAACAAAATCGGTTTGCAGCCAGCTGATGTGGCTAAATATCCCAGTATTCTAATTTATAGTTTAGAGAAGTGGATCATACCTAGGTGGTCAGTTATTAGAGTTCTGCTGTTGAAGGGCTTACTAAGGAAGGAACAATTTTCTTTAGTTGGCACCGCATTAATGGGCAGGAAAGACCAGTTCTTGCATAGGTTTGTGAATAAATATCAAGAGCAAGTACCCGAATTATTGAGCATCTTTCAAGGGAAAATTGGCCTTGCAGAACTGGGGTTAGGATTTGAGGAAACAGATGGAGTGAAACAAATGTAG